The Triticum aestivum cultivar Chinese Spring chromosome 5A, IWGSC CS RefSeq v2.1, whole genome shotgun sequence genomic sequence CACAGCTGGCCAAGGTGATGTACCACTGGTGGGATGCCATCCGTGTCCAAGGAGTAGAAGCTCTAGAGACCCTATCGGAGTTAATAGCTCTTCTCCCTTTGATCGAGCCGACGGAGTGGGGAAGACGGGGGCGGGCTAACGGGGGCATTAGGAGCATGTTTTGACCTTCTTGCAATCATGACTTGGGCTGACCAGGAGCATCTATGCGAGGTCAGACAACATCGTATGTCCTACCGGAGAACCACACTCGTGAAATGTAAACCCTCAAATCCATGCAATCCATACAAGCGTATCATATAGCGCACAAAATCATCACAATTCAACAATGcaacaaaagcaaaaaaaaacaaatctcAGTGAAACAATCTGAAGATGCTAGAATGAAATTGAATCCCGGGTCTCGGCTAGCCAATGTAATGAACCACTGGTCGGATGCCATCAGTGTCCAAGGAGTAGAAGCTCCAGAGACCCTATCCGGTTAATAGCTCTTGTCCCTTTGATCGAGCCAACGAagtggggaggagagggggaggctaACGGGGGCATTAGGAGCGGTTTTTGACCTTCTTCCAAGAGCTTATTTTTTATCTATTGGTGTTCAGGGATGGCCGTTTCCCAGGATCTCTCGCGTGACTTGAGCTAACTAGGAGCATCTatgcaaatatatgagaaagaagacccgggggccctaggtttcactagtggcttctcttgagaaaaatagcaaacggtgggtaaacaaattactgttgggcaattgatagaacttcaaataatcatgacgatatccaggcaatgatcattacataggcatcacgtccaagattagtagaccgactccagcctgcatctactactattactccacacatcgaccgctatccagcaagcatctagtgtattaagttcatggaaaaacgaggcaatgcaataagaacaatgacatgatgtagacaagatccgtttatctatatggcggtagatatagatctcgtcttcttatccgtagtagcaacgatacatatgtgtcggttccccttctgtcactgggatcaagcactgtaagatcgaacccactaccgggcacctcttcccattgcaagataaatagatcaagttggccaaacaaaatccaaatatcagagaagaaataggaggctataagagatcatgcatataagacatcaaagaaactcaaataactttcatggatataaaaagatatgaccgatcataaactcaaagttcatcagatcccaacaaacacaccgcaaaagagttacatcatatggatctccaagagaccattgtattgagaattcagcgagagagagagagagagagagagagagagagagagagagagagagccatctagctactaactacggacccgaaggtctacaaagaactactcatgcatcatcggagaggcaccaatggaagtggtgaacccctccgtgatgatgtctagattggatctggtggttctggactctgtggcggctggatgaatatttcgacgcttgttctagggtttctggaatattgtggtatttatagagcaaagaggcggtccggggggcacccgaggagggcacaacccaccagggcgcacctgggcctcctagcgcgccctggtgggttgtgcccccctcgaggcacccccaagtgcaaccagggcccattgccttccttctggctcataaaaaatcatcgtggagtttcgtggcatttggacttcgtttgatattgatttcctgcgatgtaaaaaacatggaaaaacagcaactggcacttgcactatgtcaataggttagtacccaaaactgatataaaataattataaaacatccaaggttgataataaaacagcatggaacaataaaaaattatagatacgttggagacgtatcagatgcctacaacaactagagaggaagctaatgatgatcattaAACTTTAGATCAACTTACTACTGAAGTttgtaggtcgaccagagcacgatccgtaccagagttgtacggtaatcctgtcaaggaagtcatgttactagaccaaggcgaacctatgaactatgaagaagctataatGAGTCcaaattccgacagatggcttgaggccatgcaatctgagataggatccatgtatgagaacaaagtgtggactttgatggacttgcccgatgaatggcaagccatagagaataaatggatcttcaagaataagactgacgctgatggtaatgttactgtctacaaagctcgacttgtcgcaaaaggtttttgacaagttcaagggattgactatgatgagactttctcacccgtagcgatgcttaagtccgtccgaatcatgttagcaattgccgaattttatgattatggaatctggcaaatggatgtcaaatacTGCATTCCTCTACGATGAGACTCTCACGTGACTTGGGCTGACTAGGAGCATCTATGCGAGGTCGGACAACGCCGTATGTCCTGCCAGAGAACCACACTCGTGAAATCCAAACCCTCAAACCCATGCAATCCATACAAGCATATCATATATATAGCGCACAAAATCATCACAATTGAACTATTCAACAATGcaacaaaagcaaaaaaaaaatctcAGTGAAACAATCTGAAGATGCTAGAATGAAATTGAATCCCGGGTCTCGGCTGGCCAATGAGATGAACCATTGGTCGGATGCCATCAGTGTCCAAGGAGTAGAAGCTCCAAAGACCCTTTCGCGGTTAATATCTCTTCTCCCTTTGATCGAGCCGGCGAagtggggaggagagggggaggctaTCGGGGGCATTAGGAGCGGTTTTTGACCTTCTTCCAAGAGCATATTTTTGATCGATTGGTGTTCAGGGATGGCCGTTTCCCAGGATCTCTCACGTGACTTGGGCTAACTAGGAGCATCTATGCGAGATCGGACAACGCCAGATGACCCCTCATATGTCATGCCGAAGGAACCACACTCGTGAAATGTAAACCCTCAAACCCATGCAATCCATACAAGCGTATCATATAGTATAGCGCACAAATTCAACACAACTCAACTATTAAACAATGcaacaaagcaaaaaaaaaactcagTTAAACAATCTAAACATGCTAAAATGAAATTGAATCCCGGGTCACAGCTGGCCAACGTGATGAACGACTGTCGGATGCCATCCGTGTCCAAGCAGTAGAAGGAAGCTCGAGAGACCCTATCCGGGTTAATAGCTGATCTCCCTTTGATCGAGCCCTTAAAGTTGAGAATGTGCTCCACCTCCGAGTCCATCTCCGGTTGGACGCTTATGAGCATGATCATTTCGACTTGTTCTCCTGAATCCAACGAATCGAAGAACTCATCTTGAGCAATTTCATGAAGCTCCGTTGGTCCATACTCCTCGTGTGACGAAACATCGGAATCCATTGTTTCGCCTAGAAAAAGTCAAAAAGAAAAACTGTCTAGAATGTTTGAGAGGGGTTTGAGGTGCCGGTCGTAGATGCTCTAATTCATGGCACTGTCTAAAGTAAACCCATGATTTGCATGAGGAGCGGCATCCTGGTGCATGGTGCATGCATACACGTCTTGGCGTGGCGCTGGCAAGCGCGGAGCGAGCCGTTTATGAGTTTTGGCACGAGGCGGAGGGAAACTGACCAAGTGGATGCACAGATTGAGTTTGAGCTGCAAGGCGGGAATCCCAAAACCGCGTCCcgccctcccctcgcctcccctccGTGTAACAGATAAGATAGACcacagaaagaagaaaagaaaggctCCAACGGAAACAAAAATCTTTTGACCGCAGAGGACCGGACAGGACAGCAGCACcggagcgagggagggagggaggccgagAAGCCCTGGCGCCGCTATAAGACGACAAGCCACGCCCAGCTCAATCATTCATCCTCCTCCCTCTCCGCGCCGCCACCCTCCTCCCTTCTCTTTCAGCGACGAGACGAGAACGAGatggccgtcctcctccgcgcaCGCTCCCACCTCCTCTCCGGCGCCATCCGCCGCAGCTTGCTCGGGTAAGCGCAacctgtcctcctcctcctcctcctccacccgtCGCTTCTTCCCGTCCCGTGCCCTTTTCTCACTCCGCCTTGTGTTTCTGTTCCAGGGAGCGCGGGCGCGGCGCGCGAAGGTTCTCGACCGACCCAACCACCGTCGGCGAGGCTGCAGCCACCGGCCGCGGTGCGACGACCGGCGGGACCGCCGCAAACACCAGCGGGTGAGATctcctgcttctccttcttcttcttcctgttctTCTTCGCGATGCAACTTTTCGATGGCGTGGCTTTTTTTGATCCCGTCGGTTCTCGTTGATCCCCCGGCCCTATCGTGAAAGTTCTGATATTTATCTCCATGCATGCAGGGTTCCGACGAAGACGAACGGCGGCGGGCCAGCGAATGGACGAGGGGCGGCGAACGGCGGGTTAGATCCGGCCCTCGTCCTccatgtttttcttttcttttcttcttctcgaTGCAACTTTTGGCGCAAAGATTGACTCTTTTGTCGCGACCGACCATTGCAGGGGTGGAGCGAGCGGAGGTGGGGCTCCggccaacggcggcggcggcgcggtcacCGGCTCAGGCAACGGGTAAGAACTAAAAACCCATGCATCTTCCGTCTTTTCGTGCTTCCTCGTCGCCCAGCGCGCTACTGTATTGTCAAGTTGCTTGATTGATGTATTGGTGCTTGGTCGCTCGGTCCCATCCAAGCGAGAAAGATCGGTTTTTTTTGTTTTACTTGACCTTGACGTCGCATGCATGCAGGAGCGGTGGATGCGGATGCGCTGCGGTGGCGGACCTGCGGACGGATGTATTCACCGAGGTGGGGAGGGTGCGGGGCTGCTACAACACCCTCGCCGAGGTGGATGAGAAGCTGATGGCGGAAATAACGAGCGTTAAGCTGGAAGCCGCGTGAGTTTCCTCATCTTTTCTACCATTCCCTCTCTCCATGCCCATAGTCTTCTCCAGTAGACTCATCTAATCTTTTCCTTGTCTACTGTTTGCAGCATGAACCAAGTGCGATCCAAAGAGAAACTTGTTACTACAATTTACACGATGTTTGGATCCGCCGTCGCCTTCACTTTTGCGGGCGCCACTCTGATTGGGGGCTACGTGCACGACTTCGTCGTGCACGAAGCTGCCAAGGAAGTACGCGCCAATCTTCGTCTGGACAAGGCCAAGGGTTTGTCTTTctcctctttctctttctctttctctgtgTGTTCATGTATTCATGTAGTCCAGTACTAGTACTCATGCATA encodes the following:
- the LOC123107507 gene encoding keratin, type I cytoskeletal 13, translating into MAVLLRARSHLLSGAIRRSLLGERGRGARRFSTDPTTVGEAAATGRGATTGGTAANTSGVPTKTNGGGPANGRGAANGGGGASGGGAPANGGGGAVTGSGNGSGGCGCAAVADLRTDVFTEVGRVRGCYNTLAEVDEKLMAEITSVKLEAAMNQVRSKEKLVTTIYTMFGSAVAFTFAGATLIGGYVHDFVVHEAAKEVRANLRLDKAKGTTPPPAAPPAAGSPPK